A window of Gammaproteobacteria bacterium contains these coding sequences:
- a CDS encoding WYL domain-containing protein codes for MSPNILQVLTQAIKDRRCVALRYHDQREIRVVEPHAIYTDDRSALVLDAYQVRGFSSSGRPVPFWRPFRLKEISAVQVVGETFMPRTTEGFSAARLKYKNGLVAIVQTSSAPRFAYPPATAAEMGPPRPQHLRR; via the coding sequence ATGTCACCAAATATCCTGCAAGTCCTGACTCAGGCGATCAAGGATCGGCGCTGTGTGGCGCTGCGCTACCACGATCAGCGCGAGATCCGTGTGGTGGAACCGCACGCGATATATACCGATGATCGTTCAGCGCTCGTGCTCGATGCCTATCAAGTTCGCGGTTTTTCATCGTCCGGCCGCCCGGTCCCGTTTTGGCGCCCGTTCCGCCTCAAGGAAATATCGGCGGTCCAGGTAGTGGGCGAAACATTCATGCCGCGCACCACAGAGGGTTTTAGTGCCGCGCGGCTCAAATATAAAAACGGTTTAGTCGCCATCGTCCAAACGTCGAGTGCACCGCGGTTCGCTTATCCGCCGGCAACGGCGGCGGAGATGGGCCCGCCGCGGCCGCAGCATTTGCGGCGTTAG